A DNA window from Trichomycterus rosablanca isolate fTriRos1 chromosome 9, fTriRos1.hap1, whole genome shotgun sequence contains the following coding sequences:
- the sf3b6 gene encoding splicing factor 3B subunit 6: MAMQAAKRANIRLPPEVNRILYIRNLPYKITAEEMYDIFGKYGPIRQIRVGNTPETRGTAYVVYEDIFDAKNACDHLSGFNVCNRYLVVLYYNANRAFQKMDTKKKEEQLKILKEKYGINTDPPQ; encoded by the exons ATTCGCTTACCACCAGAGGTGAACCGGATATTGTACATACGCAACCTTCCGTACAAAATCACAGCTGAAGAAATGTATGATATCTTTGGGAAGTACGGGCCTATACGGCAAATCAGAGT TGGGAACACACCAGAGACGAGAGGAACTGCTTATGTAGTGTATGAGGACATCTTTGATGCTAAGAATGCCTGTGACCACCTCTCTGGATTTAACGTTTGCAACAGATACTTGGTAGTTTTGTACTACAATGCAAACAGA GCATTCCAGAAAATGGACACaaagaagaaagaagaacaGCTTAAAATCCTGAAAGAGAAATATGGCATAAACACAGATCCCCCACAGtag